In Pedobacter sp. SL55, the following proteins share a genomic window:
- a CDS encoding acyl-CoA thioesterase: MIFKTFWRKKENKTDTKSELEIKTDHFKYRTDLEMRFTDLDMMGHVNNAVYFTYMEIGRTKYWKQAIQWDWKKTGVVIGKAENSYIKPIHPGDKISIYVRTSRIGNTSFDLEYAIVKLKNNEEILCSKGKTVCVVYDYESKSPVAIPEKERSKMIAFEQLA, encoded by the coding sequence ATGATATTCAAGACATTTTGGCGTAAAAAAGAAAACAAAACAGACACAAAGTCAGAACTAGAAATTAAAACCGATCATTTCAAGTACAGAACCGATTTAGAAATGCGGTTTACCGATCTTGATATGATGGGCCACGTGAACAATGCCGTTTATTTTACCTATATGGAAATAGGAAGAACGAAATATTGGAAACAGGCTATTCAATGGGATTGGAAAAAAACTGGGGTAGTAATAGGAAAAGCAGAAAATTCCTACATCAAACCAATTCATCCAGGCGATAAAATCAGTATTTATGTACGTACTTCACGCATTGGCAATACCAGTTTTGATTTAGAATATGCGATTGTAAAACTCAAAAATAACGAAGAAATTCTTTGCAGCAAAGGCAAAACAGTTTGTGTAGTTTATGATTACGAGAGCAAAAGCCCAGTAGCAATACCAGAGAAAGAAAGAAGTAAAATGATAGCTTTTGAGCAGTTAGCTTAA